A stretch of DNA from Perca fluviatilis chromosome 15, GENO_Pfluv_1.0, whole genome shotgun sequence:
CGGAGTTATGGAACCCACTGGCGTCACTCTGTGGCAGACAGAtggagagccattaaaaatgGCTCAGTCAAATCATTAGTCAGTGAAAGAAGTGATTTTGcttactctctctctcgttAGTGTACTAATGCATCTCCTTCCCATTTGACAGCAGACATTCGGGAATCCATTAGCTGCACCTTTCCTTAGACAGACTATATGGGCACATGTACTTTGCTGTCAATGCATCTTCCTTTACCCATCAGCACACCAGAGCCTGTTCAGTTTCCTGGAGGCTGAGGGGCAAGTAAGAGCCTGAATGAGTGAACAGCCCCAGGGTGGGAGAGTAGTTAGAGGCGTGGAAGGGATTGAGGATCTACAGTAGGGGTCAGATGTCAGACCCAGGGGCGACTGAGGAATCTTATCTACAGCTGTCTATGTCCTATTGAGGAAGTAGCAAGGATATACTGTTCAGATAGCAAATAGCTTCAAATGTACTTTTAATGAGGCAGGTAGCTAAAATCTTCTCCTCGATAACGGTTCCATAAGTGCCCAGGGTGGTCCATAGGTATTAGCCGTAATGAGTGAACAAAGATGTGTATAGTACTCCAATCCTCAGTGCTCATTAGCTAGAATGGGTTTGGAGAGGCTTATCATCGAAGTATCTACCTGAATCTCAATACAGCCTGTTGCCCTGCCTTTGAGTTTGTCAGAACTAATGACTCGTCCTCATCTGTCTGTCCCCCTATAAGGAGACTTGTGCAGCCCCCCTTGGCACCATGGCATCGCTACCCATCATTGGGACCATTTTATCATTGTGTCACATCTCACCTGCTGGAGCCTTCCCTCCCTTCATCCCCTCAAGCTCTGGTCTGAAGTTGTTCCAGCTGCATGTTCCCCCTGCAAACCAAAACACTCTAACACAACAGCCCCACAGCCCTCTACTCTTGCCATACACAGTACTACCACAATTAGGCTGCTCCATGCCAAATACCTCCCCTGCAGTCTCAACCACAACCCTGTGCCGTTCTCACATTACAGACTGCCAGCCCTCACCCCACTGCGCACAACCTTACCTTCCCACCACAAAAAACACCATAGAGCCCCTTTAAAGTTTCCAAGGTACATACCAGAGTGGCGGGTCCTTTATGTTCCTGCTGAatcagacaggcagacagacagcccACTTCAGACCTCACCACTCCTGCCCTGAACTCCAGAGTCGGGATCCAGGAAGCAGGTCAGTGAAGTGTGGAGAGAACAGAAGCAGCTGCGGGAAGCATGTCTCCACTGGCCAGCTGTAACAGTAACAGTCTAAGGGGGCAAGAAAGAACTCTCCTGGTGCGCTGGTGGAAGGTAAAGCCACATTAAGGCAGTTGAAAATGCCACTGTATGCGGATACAATGAAACATATGTCTTAAAGTAGAACAAACCTGCGAGCCTGGATCACTTGAATTTGAGATAAACAACTGACTTTAGCTGAATGTTGGAAGGGCTGGGTATGATAAACGAAGCAGTGGGCATCTACTTAAAGGCGGTCCAGCAGCAGTAGATGCTGATGATAGTAGGCTAGATTGTTAACAAAGATCCAAGACTGTTTTGGCTCCTCTTTGTTCTTTACTGAGTCTTTTTTGTGCTACCATCAGGGTAGACAAAATAGATTCAGTCTCTCAGAACAATCCAGCCAATTATGGAAAAGAAACGTGTGTTTGTCAGTGCAGGGGCCACCACTAACCCTTATCCCATCTCTCCACTACCTAGATTGGGCCAccaatagtctatatccataaCGTTCCACTTCCTTTTCGGCTGGAtatccgttaccttctgctttctttgtgttggaattttaaactctgatcGATTTATAAGCACTATGGtttactgctcctcagatctctgcagggtagaATCTGTTCAATCTGATTTGCACAATTAAAAAGTAcatatgttccaccaaaacaagttccttcctgaggctattttgcagctgaacggtggctccgtctggagcttagcgccgcccaagactattgtgattggtttaagaaatgctaataaaccagagcacgtttttttcccaTCCGGATAAgctgcgtggactagccagaccctcttccgcagcgctgtggagagaggtctggcaatgcgagactgggCCACCAAGGATGAACAGGATAAACCACCTTCTAGGACACTTGCATACACGCACAGTACTTTAATTAAGTCTGTGGCAGTTTATGGTTGCCAATTATAATCACAGCCTTAGTGTGGATGACTTCACCTCCTGTTCAAGTGTTACCTTCCTGACAGTACAacagtctctctctgtgtctttctgtgttctTTTGTGTTCATGTGCCTGTGTGATGGCACATGCATACAGTCTCTACCCGGCCACCTCTTCAAACAAATACTATTTTACATCAGGTGAAACATAAAAGACTTGGCTTTTCCCTTAAAGTACATGACTCAAACTGAATAGTGATTAAATGAAAGAACAGATCAAGGCTAGTTCATGGAGACAGCTTTGTGCAGTTAAAGTCATTATTGCACAAATAATTGTACAAGCCCACCCAGCCCAACTGGAGACTGCTATTTATGAGCATGTTAGGCAGGCCGTTACACTGCTTCTTGTAATGTCGTTACCAGGGATTATCTTGCCCGCAAATTCAAATTCTGACACTTCAGGGTTGAGTTCACCAgctcactattttttttttacaaggttGACTTGTAGGTAAACAAGCAGCTCAAACTTTTGCTGGGAAATATTGGCATATGCAAGATGGTGAGGGGCCCAGCAAGGGTGGACCACCCCTGAAGGGTGCAGCAGCAAGCTGGGCCGCAGGCCAGGCTCAGCCTAGTCCTAAACTGCAAGCCAAATGGACCAGTGTTGACAGGTCACTGTCCTCCAGTTTTATCAAAGGGCAAATGCAGAACGAGGCCTGCACAGTGAAACATTATTGAGCGTGATGAAGCAGATGGTCATTACTGTGGCTCAGATATAGCTGTAGGCAGAGTGTCATGCTAATCTATGAGGATGCACAGGCTGTTTGTCCAACAGCAGCATCCACAGCAGTTCATTTAGGTGTGTGATAGTGAGGCTGTTTACCTCAATCCATATCTCTAGGATTGTTTGGCTTGTGTGTGGTTTATTTGGttggttagttttttttctagGAACTAGTGGGTTCGTTGGTGGTTTGTTTGGTTGTCTGTTAGTCTATGCggctgtggttttttttttttgcatcctcATGTggtttttctgtatgtgtgttgtggaTATTTTGCTGGTTGACGTGGGGTCGTGTTTACAGAGCGGGTCCCAGCAGAGCCCAGATCTCTGACCCTCACATTCCAGAACCACCACTAATCACCTCCGTCTGCTGTTCTCTGTAGAGAAACCCTTGCCGCATCTCTCTTGGCTCCATCTCTCCAGTTTTCTCTCACCCCAGTATTATCACCCTCACCCCCATTTGTCAATTTTAGAGTCTTCTGGCCATGCATTTTAGCCTAGTTTGTAGTTTGACCATAAAGCATGCCGATGAATAACTGCCATCTGCCCTATTTTTTTAGCACTCTGTCTTTAATCACTTTctccatagttttttttttttctatttcttgcttttggttgttgttgttctccTCTCACAGTGAGCTCATTCTGGGCTGTGGTCATAGATGTGTAAATTAGAACCAGAACAGTTTTTCAGAGGCACATATCCCCTCTGCTCTCAttcctcctcttttcttccctccctccttctcttctttccccccttctttctttctatccCTTTTGACTATTTGAAAGCATTCCTGCTTTGAGTGTCAGGCCCAACGAGCAGCACATTTTGTCCAGGCTGTGTGAGCCGACCCACTCCTCCGCCTCCTTTTGGGTCCCCTCGCAGGTCTTCCTGGCCTGGCTCTCTGTTGAGCATGTCTTGGCCAGGTGCAGAGGTTCACTCACAGCTGCCTGACAGATGATGTGAGGGTCTCTGGAGTGTTTTCATGTCTTGTTGGGAAAACTGTTTTAATGTAGTTGTAAAGCCTAGAGTTTGACTGTGACACAGGAGCTTGTAATTTGTGTAGTCCTGATTGTACAGATACTGAATAGATTTCCAAGTGTTTCTAGCACTatcaatttgttttttattaattgtaCACAGCACTGAGAATTTGTTATACAACTGAGATTGaggtctattttattttattcagaaGCTTTGCAAACAGCTTTGCCACAGTGGAGTGATCTTTGGTTCATGGCCATTAGTGCTGAGTCTGTCCATGGACTTCCTGCAATAATGGGAAAACAGCACAAGCCATCAGCACAGGTCTAAGGTCATAAAATATGCTGCAATCTGGCTCAGCACTTCATGGTTTCCATTATACCTCCATATGTATTGAAAATGATCCCTTAAAAAGTCCATGCTCCTACTGTAACCGCAGAGTGTTTAATCCTTAATGGAGACTCTGTCCATTAACTCCCTGCAAGTGCAGCAAAATATTGATTATTGAGAGAGGATATTGTGGAATATGATGAGGCCACAGAGAGAGTCTGTTAATGGATGGTATATAAAGCAAAACATTTCTCTATTTGACACAGAATTGACCTGATTACACACGCAGGCAGAGTAAATGTCCAATGCTGTACTTTATGTTGCAACATTTAAGCACACAAAGGACACCCCAAAATGTCATCAAAACCCATTCTGATATACTCACATAGTATTCACTTAGCCTactcacacacagccacacccaCTCAATTTGAACCAGACAGGAACCAAAACATTGCTCTGCAGGTCTCCACCAAGGTATGATACACACAGATAAAAGGATTACGATTAGGAGATTAAGAGATGGCTGTGCATTTTATGCAGgtggaaggaaaaaaagaaaaaaaaaaaccaaaaaaaaattttttttaaaaaaaaaaaaaaaaaaaaaaatattttaaaataaacaacaatatttattataaaaaaaaaataataataaaactactaattttttttttttttaatataactGTTCCTAAAGGAATGTAATATACACACCACTCAACATTATAAGAATCTTACAATATAAGAGTTGACTACAGAATTCATGGATTGCATTAGATGATGCCCCTAATAAACCCATAGTAATAAATCCAATGGTTTGACAACATTCaacttggattttttttataaaggcaGTAATTCTGACCAGAAAACAccagaatttcaaaataaataatgatttgCCGGTAGAGCCATTATAATAAATTCCTCTGTCTAAAAAAACAGATTGCACCTGTATGTGacctgtgtgtgttgcatgaGGTATATTTATGTAATTGATGTAGGTATGTGAGGAAAGGCCTGTAGACGTGGCGCCTGGAGATGAGCGAGAGATCGGGGTCAGATGAGAGGTGTCtcctatctctctttctctctttgttgaCGTCACAGCCTTTGCGATCTGCCTGCAACGTGTTTCCCTTCCTCACTTTCATACTAAGGCCCCTCTTAAATGAAATAGAAGTGGGCTGGCTTTTATCTGTGTTTAGTCTTTCTGTTAGGGCAGCATGACTTTGAGTACAGAGGTCACTACCACACACTTATGACTACAGTATAACATTCTTAATCAGCTATACTGTCACACAGCTGGTAAGAGTTGCCTCCTCATGTGTTTTCTGTGCTGATAGCCTCAAGCCTATAGATCATTTCCTTGTTATCCTTTATCAGTTCAGTGTGGCTGAATGAATGGTATGACTGTATGGTTGggataacaaacacacaaaataatacaacTAAACCAAAGCCAATGTGGACAAATCTTAATAGTATAGTAGGTTAGGTATTCATTTCCTGGCCTTTGTCAGTTAGTAATTGTTGATTTACCATGTTTAAAGACATTGccattgtgtgagtgtgtatttgtgtgttgttCCTTTTGGCatgattttgagtttgtgtcttGTGCACTACACAGTCACGTAGTCTGAGAGATTCCCTGGCAGGAGCAGAGTTTTGGCCTGGGTGCGTTCCAGCCACCAGCAGGCCTTGGATGACAGGAAGAGGCACAGAGGTTAATGATTAGTCCCATGTTCTCGCTGCATTCCATGGGGTGACAAGGGGACATGGGATACAGGACAGAGAAATGGAGCAGGCCGGGCAGGCTCTTACAGGGCTATTGGTTATTAGTTTGAAGCACACAATTAAAGCTGTGCTGCTCAGCTCCCGGTCCTGGGAATACAAACACACCTTCTCCCTTTTTGTCATCATTGAAATGTTGCACAACTTTTACTCAATGAACTTTCCCCATCAGGTTTGTTTGCTGAAGCGTGCCAGACCTTGACTCACTTTCACCTGAAACAAAGTTCTTATAATAAGTGACCAGCCAGGAAACAAAGTAAACACACATGTAGGACAATTGTTAATGTAAGATAGATGGATCTAAAGGTCATTGCTTTCCACTGGAACAAAGCTTCATTGTTAAACAATACCTTGCTCTTCCTACAGTGGGTTTATTGTCCTCTTTTGGCACACTGAAATGTTCTGTGTAACACACCCTCTCATCTTCTTCCTCCTTTCTCATCTTAATTCTCCACTGCAATGCCCATCTCCCCATCTGTCTGCCTGTATGTGTCTGtcatctctccttctccctgctCCTCTGATGGAAGCAGCTATGTGTGGAATGCTTGATCCCCCAGGAATCTGGAAATCATGTCACCAGATGACTGATGTTCTTTAAAGCTGCTCCCATCCTGTGAGACAAGAGAAGGCCACCTTTATTTTAGCTGACTGTACCAACGATCTCTGTATCTTTCTCTGTCTCGGTGATCGTTGTTGCACTGACCACTTGCTCACAGACATTCATCAAGccatcttttgtttttttgtctgccTACCCTTCATTTTCTTTCCCACATCTCAACAGCCTCGATCCCATTCTTTGCGTGTGAGTTGAAGGCAGTGACTCCGTACAAGCGAGGTTTCTTCTGTGGAGACTCCTCCATCACCTATCCTTACCTGGAGAGAGAGGCCATCCCTGACAGCCTGCTCATTGCTGGTGGTATAGCCATCACTGGCCTAACAGTAAGACAATAATAGATGTGGCACAGTGAGTTAAAGTTGTCATCACTCTAATATGGTGTCTTTGagcatgtgtttgttttaagactaaaacaaatatatacactgttccattatttgtGCACCTGTACTTTATGCCTTATGTAACCAGTTTCTCTTGTCTTATTTCCATCTCAGATTGCACTGGGTGAATGCTACCGGGTGCGTTTCCGAGGTGCACACTCGCGGGCTTTTGTCCGAAACTGCTATGTGTCGTGCCTGTATAAGGAGCTGGGAAGCTTCCTGTTTGGTTGCTGTGTGGGTCAGTCACTCACCAATATGGCCAAGCTAAGTGTGGGACGCCTGCGACCcaacttcctgtctgtctgtaacatCACCTATGCGTCCATCAACTGCACTCCGGGCAGCTACGTTTCCCAGATCACCTGCAGGCAGCCTAATCTGAAGATGGTGGAGGAAGCaaggtgtgtggtgtgtgcgcaTGAGTGATTATGCTTGGAAATTAtttggtttgtttattaaaGGTAGGATATACAATCGTGAGTCATGCAGttaatgtgtaacatttggCATGTTTTATTGATCTTCTCCTTCAGGAAGTCTTTTTTCTCCGGCCATGCTTCCTTCGCAATGTACACCATGCTCTACTTGGCAGTAAGTCACATCTGCttttgaatacacacacacaaacacatcggGAATGTGACCTGGATGTCACATTTACCGTAGCTTGTGTTTATATAATATTTGTTACTGTGTTTAAAATGTTGGGGGAATATTATGTATTATGAATAACTATAATTATGAATCACTTTAATTTCAGTTATTAGAGACAAAACCAATCCAGAGAGGCCAAGAACACTGTGTGCAACTATTAACTAGATAAGCTAAttaaacatgcacaaacacacacaccagcacatgTGCTGCTAAATATATTCACACTTCCTGATCGTGAGGGAGGAGATCTTTGAGAGCAGCAATTCTCCAAAGGCATCCTGCTCCAAGCTGAAAGAGCTGGGGAGacagggaggaggggagaggggggggggggttagagaATGAGGAAGAATGTTTTTCCACAGGGAACATGAATAGATGAAGAGGCTACACAGACAGAGGAGGCCTTGTTGTGGGTCTCATTTAGGGGAGGGGTGGAGGGCTGAATATGCCTGCTGAGGGATCGACAGGCTTctttcaacccccccccccccatctcttCATCTTTCTCTCACACTGCACTGCCCAGTAGACATGGGTGCATTGTGGGAGAGAAACAACGGTTAGAAAGAGACAAAAGCACATTATTAACCATAAAATGTCCACATTCCTTATGTATTCCCCCTCATTAACCCTTAAATCATAGTTTACGGTGACTTAAATATCATATCATGTATAGCTAAAATTAATGAAAGGAAGTGAGGATGTCGCTGTACAAAAttaaagagaggagaaaagaaaatcactgcCTCCTCTATTTGCACTTGTACACTATATAAGTCCAACTGAAAGCAGCTCCTCTCTGAACAGAAAGAGACAAGGATGAGTAGGGGGAGACTGAATCAGAGGAATAATGGGTAAATTACTATGGGGGGGAAGTGGTGTGAGAAAAACAAGGGCACATCTCACTGTGTTGTTTCTCCACACATACTGCACACTGCAGGCCCAAACTCAAAGCACAGCCTTGCATGCGAGTTTGCTGCTAGCAGACTGTAGACAACCTGGAGAGATTGTTTCAAACCTGTAGCTACATGCCACCCAGACCGTGGCCAGCTGTGCTGGTGTTTGAGGCAGGAACAGTGACACCTGCTCTGAGTTGCGATAGGAGAAGGCGAAAAGGACCCGGTGAGGGTCGGCCTCACCGCAGGAATGTAGGCCACGTGCTCCCTAGTGGTTGACGGGTCCAGACAGACCTCGGGCCTCCGCATAAAACTAGCCCTGCATCTGCATCACACTCGCCCTGTGACCCCGTTttttacagacacaaacatccATTCTGTACTGCAGCGCTGAAGCAGGAGATGAGGGGATGAACAAAAGGAGGAAATGGGGTTCAGATAGTGTTAATGGACTTGTGCCAAGCTAATCTTTCCCCTCTGGGTAGCAGACTGAGTGGATGTCCATGTTTCACTTTAAGGTCTTTGCCTGTGTTTTTACAACTTAAATTATGAGACGTAATTATCAGTTTATGTTTGCGGGGCATACATTAGCATGTATTCCCTTTTCTGTAGTAATTATATAGTCAGTAACATTATAATAACAATGTTTATCTCCTTTCTTGCAGTTCTACCTGCAGGCGCGGTTGTCGTGGCGAGGAGCCCGGCTGTTGCGCCCACTAATACAGTTCCTCTTAGTGATGATCGCCATCTACACTGGCCTGAGCCGCATCTCCGACTACCGTCACCACCCCAGTGACGTCATCACAGGCTTCATCCAAGGAGGACTCACTGCATACTGGGTGGTATGTCGAAAATCACTGTTGTCTAAATAGTCTAGAGTAACAGTTATCTCTGTCTTCACAGGATTGgtttctctctgctctctgttaaATGAGTTGGCTTAAATAATAGGCTCTCTCCCTCGTTTCCCTCACTCTGATCTCTCACggtgtttataaacagtgaatGATTGACAGCGTGTGTGGTCTGTGTATATTTCCTGacatgttttgtgtctgtgccTGCAGACCTTCTACATCTCCTCCATGTTTAAGCCCTGCGCCCGTCCAGACCTGTCTCCCACGTGCATGTCCCTGGAGAGTCCACTGTCCAGCCAGCAAACTGTCTGTTAGCAGGCACATGCAATCGTCCAGGAATCAGAAGATAAGAGAAGATGGACTACAGAAAGACAGGGAGAATGTCAGTTAGCACAGGCGAGGAGCAgagagaatctttttttttttaaagaaagtgaATCATTCTAAGAGAAGGATATGATTAAAGAGTACAATCTAACACACACTTGCTCTTTGGGGCATACTGATACACATTCAAACAGTAATCTaatattctcacacacacacacacacacacacacgtgaaatACAAGAAGCACATTTGACTGTCCAGTCAAACCCGtccagtggaaaaaaaaactgcatagtaatattacagatatttttttatatatgaaaaaaaataaaaatgtctatttttCAAGAGGATTTTTTAGAAGCTGCTAATGTTGATAGTTTTCTTCTGAGGTGGAGGCATTTGGTCAGTGCAGTTAGTTAGCTTTCAAAGCAGAACTTGTCACTCTTTGGTCTTGGGTGAGAAAGGAGAAAACGCCAGCCTCCTCTTTGTTTTTGATCTTCTGCTCAGCTTGAAAAACATCACCCAGCAGCTGTGAACTGAGACCATTAGACCTCTGATGTGAGTACAGCTCTGTACCAAGTGATAAGGAACCAAGCGCTGGCTTCAACTTCAACCATCTTTACCTTCTGATGTGCCACTGCTTTAATCAGACTGCCCTACATTGatatgacaaaacaaaaacctgtacgtaaggaaagaaaaaaataacagtatTTGAGCTGTAATACAACATTATCTTTCTTTTTGTGTAACCAAGGTAGTGGTGTGGAGGAATCTGACCAGGTAACTTCCCTTCCACAACCACTACCACATTTCTGTACTAACCACTTTGACTGTGTCTCAGAGGTGGAGGCTTGACTGAATTTTGTAACCTTTGACCTTTGCCCCCGGACTCCAATCTCTGAGCTGCACCTTCATTTATGCCACTCTGACAGGAGAGCCGATATGGCTGCAACCCCAGCGGCCCTCCTGTGCATCTTTATTAATAGCACTTGAACGTACATAATGGAACCTTTTAATTATAATCAATATGATATATTTTATCACAAGTTTGAATAATCAGTGTTTATTTTGTCAAACTCATACactatatttgtttttgtttttcgttACATGATAATTATTCAAATTGAATGTAAATAGCTATGTCATTTTATGAACCACACAGAATTTCAAAAGTATTATTTCCAGTTTTTACATGGTTAATAAGTGTTTGTATTTACGTTTGCGTCAATCAGGTACGGAGAGTTACTATTGTATCTGTTGTAACTACTAGACTGAGCCACAGATATTATCAGAAAGCTATATTTTTTGTGTTCCCAGTTATTGTTATATGTTTTGTCTGTGAATGCCAGAAAGGCAGAAATAACCACTGTACTCAAAAAAACCAAACcaataaaatgaatgttgaatgTTTTTAACTTCTTCTGTCCTCTCTTATTTTTAGTGTTAGCAAaatgaaaagtaatgcactctCATGCCCACCACACACTTAATGTCACAATATTTATGTCATCTCGGTTGTCTCTGGCTgctcacacacagcagagtTGGTAAAGTAAGCCATTTAGCCATTTCTAAGTCAGTCAGCATAcagccattctttttttttagaaacagGATACCAGACTCTGTAAAGAGGTCAGGAATCTGGGCTGAAACAGAACGTAAACTCTGAAATGATAAGTGATTTAACCTCTTGTGTTGTTTGGAGGCTTCCAACTCCAGTGCTCTCCTAGTTTCTTTCactgcagctctctctctcggtctctctctcccccccttcaCACCCTTCCTCGTCTTGCCCCTTCCCTGCTTTCAGTCCTTTTTGAGTGCAGTGGAGCATGATGGGCTGTTTCAGGGGGTTATGCTACCATGGAGATGCTTAGCCAGATACAGGCTGGGGCATCTGAGGCAGTTTCTttactttctttatttctctctcagaTCCACTTCCATGCTGAGGGAGGAGAATAAAAAGCAGCCTAGATCAAACGGAAAAGGCAAAGACAAATGGGTTTGTGCATAATGCTGAGGTAAGGGGGACAGACGAGCAGGAAAACTGGTCCAGTAATGAAGGGAAGGAGTAATGGAGCAGTTGGCAGAACTGATGGGGCGGTAGATAGGAGAGGGAGGGTGATGGGCGTGGGG
This window harbors:
- the ppap2d gene encoding phosphatidic acid phosphatase type 2D; its protein translation is MQKLSSTVTHGNTLSRDAELQLRLADTGGAGDGRENGGGKHFVSQPEEETSFCTKRKMLVGLDLICLCVASIPFFACELKAVTPYKRGFFCGDSSITYPYLEREAIPDSLLIAGGIAITGLTIALGECYRVRFRGAHSRAFVRNCYVSCLYKELGSFLFGCCVGQSLTNMAKLSVGRLRPNFLSVCNITYASINCTPGSYVSQITCRQPNLKMVEEARKSFFSGHASFAMYTMLYLAFYLQARLSWRGARLLRPLIQFLLVMIAIYTGLSRISDYRHHPSDVITGFIQGGLTAYWVTFYISSMFKPCARPDLSPTCMSLESPLSSQQTVC